A window from Fusarium musae strain F31 chromosome 8, whole genome shotgun sequence encodes these proteins:
- a CDS encoding hypothetical protein (EggNog:ENOG41) produces the protein MDPNLELYRSLMHLSSTARSQRFQHLPPEEYARVRVIGERELEAQKLEELIAGRDLVQVALNDPSQIIACTPLKYALLGRTTYQYDEDRMVEHITNDVARASSTLVSYIAHFDQSPQPLRLDAWKLVYCDVYYVDGGSATLQEIYEERLREEDLQTSAARARELVRCNTLRKARRNAKWMIPAIERFSDEVQAQVDREYRQSMEPFLQLCQDERMRETILAPQGYDKTLERIWKRVSPAPPAWIQKILEAQQQFGFVYYMAREVEQKHGYDWRSVWGGINEHSLPHRVTWHSIHCQGRDNWLALHRLETEKWPTFNPNESMAEDDDLRKHFQEYREENDDLLPSGILRNTFIAIPIELVSEENCKRTQGELLDPYWVWAYDADWDSSEEETVFEGEKYQGRVKVAIWSLNSWFYAARWEGVSLRDMWLKAQQHPDKCWICYTKELEEWDHEPYV, from the exons ATGGACCCGAATTTGGAGCTCTATAGGAGCTTGATGCATCTTTCATCAACCGCGCGCAGTCAACGTTTCCAGCATCTTCCCCCAGAGGAATACGCCAGGGTCAGGGTAATCGGCGAAAGAGAGCTGGAGGcccagaagctggaggaaCTCATTGCAGGCCGGGACCTCGTCCAAGTGGCCTTGAATGATCCCTCCCAGATTATTGCCTGTACACCGCTGAAATATGCCCTGCTTGGCCGAACCACCTACCAGTACGACGAGGACAGGATGGTTGAACACATCACCAACGACGTCGCAAGAGCGAGTTCGACCTTGGTCAGTTACATCGCACATTTTGATCAAAGCCCTCAGCCTTTACGCCTAGATGCCTGGAAGCTAGTCTATTGCGACGTGTATTATGTCGATGGAGGCAGTGCTACACTACAGGAGATCTACGAAGAACgccttcgagaagaagacctcCAAACCTCTGCCGCCCGGGCCAGAGAGCTTGTGCGTTGTAATACACTCAGGAAAGCTCGGAGGAATGCTAAATGGATGATTCCTGCTATCGAACGTTTTTCAGATGAGGTACAAGCACAAGTGGATCGGGAATACAGGCAATCTATGGAACCCTTCTTACAGCTTTGCCAAGACGAGCGAATGAGGGAAACCATCTTGGCACCGCAGGGATACGACAAGACCCTGGAACGAATCTGGAAGCGGGTATCTCCGGCGCCGCCAGCTTGGATACAGAAGATTCTCgaagctcaacaacagtTTGGTTTTGTCTACTATATGGCCAGAGAGGTCGAGCAGAAGCATGGCTATGACTGGCGCTCAGTCTGGGGTGGAATTAACGAACACTCTCTGCCACATAGAGTAACCTGGCACAGTATCCATTGCCAAGGCAGAGACAACTGGTTGGCGTTGCATCGGTTAGAAACTGAGAAGTGGCCTACGTTTAATCCTAACGAGAGCATggcagaagatgacgacttgcgaaa ACACTTCCAAGAATacagagaagagaatgacgATCTTCTGCCTTCGGGAATTCTACGGAATACCTTTATCGCCATTCCTATTGAATTGGTTTCCGAGGAAAATTGCAAGCGCACACAAGGTGAACTTCTTGATCCTTACTGGGTTTGGGCATATGACGCAGACTGGGATAGTTCGGAAGAAGAAACCGTCTTTGAAGGGGAGAAGTACCAAGGTCGTGTCAAGGTGGCTATTTGGTCGCTTAACTCCTGGTTCTATGCTGCTCGCTGGGAAGGAGTGAGTCTCCGGGACATGTGGCTCAAAGCGCAGCAGCATCCTGATAAGTGCTGGATCTGTTATACAAAGGAATTAGAAGAGTGGGATCACGAGCCATATGTTTAG